In the Desulfuromonas sp. KJ2020 genome, GGCTTGTAACGAACTCGGTATCGGCCAGAAGTTTACGCGGATCAGCCGGCCCCAGACCAACGGCAAAGCCGAGCGTGTTATCCGCACAATCATGGAGATGTGGCATCAGCAGGAGACGTTCAAAGATCGTAAGAACCGCCATTTCAGCCTGCTGCGCTTCATCAACTTTTACAACACGGTCAAGCCCCACAAGGGCATTGACGATCTAACGCCATACGAAAAATTGCTGGATCATTTCTATGGCTTAAAAGTGTAAACAACGCGTTCAGATCTAACACCTACGCTTTTCAATCTCACCCATCCTACCGCAATTCAAAATAAAGAAAAGTCAGGAAATTCCTGAGGGCTCGCCATCTTTTCCGCCCTCTTCTCAAGCCGGCAGCGGCCAGTCAGCCTCGTATCCAGCGGGATAAAACATCTCGCGGGTGCGGTTGAAGTAGCCGTACTGAATGCGGGGGACTTTTGTCTTGACAGTGTTGAGCATCTTTTTCATCCCCATGCCTTCGCCGGAAACGCCCATGGCGTCCCAGTACATGGTGGGATCGATGCTGAGGTTTCGCATCTGGATGAGGTCGACGCCGGCGGATTCGATGAGAGCCAGCAGGGCTTCGACTTCGTCGGGGCGATCGGTGAGGCCGGGGTAGACGAGGTAGTTGAGCATGGTGAACATGCCGGCTTTTTTGGCGCGGTGCACCGAGTCGATGACGTCGGCAAAGCGGTAGCCGCGGGGGCGGTAGTAGGCGTTGTAGAAGGGCTCCTGGACGGAATTGAGGGAAATGCGCACCGAGTCAACGCCGGCTGCGGCCAGGCGGTCGATGGCGGCGGGGATGGAGGCGTTGGAGTTGAAGTTGATGGTGCCGCGTGGGGTCTGGCGGCGCATCTCGCGCACGGCGTCGCAGATGGTGTCGGCCTGCAGGATGGGATCGCCCTCGCAGCCCTGGCCGAAGGAGACGATGGCGTTCTCGGCCCGCTGCAGATGGGGGACGGCGACCTCGCAGAGTTCCTGCACCGTGGGGACGAAGGTGAGGCGCTCCTGGCTGGAGGGGCAGCACTCGGGGGCCTCCTGCAGGGAGATGCAGCCGAGGCAGCGGGAGTTGCAGGTGGGCGAGGTCGGCAGGGGGGCTTCCCAGCGGGCGAAAAAGAGGTTTTTGGCGGCGAAGCAGTGGTAATCGACGGCGCAACGCGAGAGCTGCTCGTAGAGGCGGTTGTCGGGATACTGGCGCAGGGTGGCTCGCACCAGGGGGTCAAGCTGGCGGTCATCGAAGTGCTGCGGGTCCCACTGGTTGTTGCGATCGACGCGCACCGCCGCCACGTAAAAGCGTTCTTCCTCGACGCACCAGCCCACCGCCGTATAGGCCCACAGGGGCAGTTGCACTGCCTTGCGCCGGTAATCGGCGGCGGGCAGCAGGGTGCGGGTGAAGGCGGGGGTCATGAAGGCGGAGACAGCCTGCATGGGGCCGCCACCCCAGCTGCGCGGCAGGGCATCGACGGTGCGCAGCTGGCCTGATTTGCGGTCGAAGCCCATGGGCGGGGTGCCGGGGATGGTGAAGAGCCGGCTCCCTTCGGGCAGGGGAATCAGCTCGTCCTCGCGCGGCAGGCGGGGGGTCATGCCGTTCATGCCGGCCATGAGCAGATCGGGGTGTTCGAAAACCTCGCCGCTCTCATCGGCGACCACAGCCAGCAGGGTCTTTTTTCTCGCCATTGTTCTATCCTTTTCTGTCCGCCACCACAGACCGTGGCGGACCGGTGTTTTGAGAATTGCTCCCTCGCCCTGGTGCGCGGCAGGAACGTCTGGAAACATAGCACAATTGCGCTGGCAGCGGCAATTTCCCCTTTTCAAGGAGTTCGCCCTCGGCTATTCTGGCCGGCATGCGAACCCTGTTGACCACCCTGCACAGCAAATTCATCCACCCCAGCCTGGCCCTGCCCTGTCTCGCCGCCTATTGCGGCGAGGACGGCGGTGAAATTCTCATCCGCGAGTTCACCCTGCACGAGCCGAAGGAGAATATCCTGGCCGCCCTGCTGCGGGAAGAGCCCGACGTGGTGGCCTTCTCCGTCTATCTGTGGAACCGGCAGGCCACCCTGGAGCTGGTGGCGGCGTTGGCGGCGGCGCGTCCCGAGCTGCGTCTGGTGCTGGGCGGACCGGAAGTCTCCTTTGAGGACGAAAACTTTTTGCGCCTTCACCCCGGCGTGGCTGCCGTGGTGCGCGGTGAGGGGGAAATCCCCCTGCGGGCCCTGCTGCGGGCCTGGCACTGGGGGGAGTCGCCCGCGGGGATCGCCCGCCTGCTCTGGCGCGACGGGGAGCGCTTCGTCAACGAGGCGGACGGGCCGGTGCTCGACCATCTCGACGACATCCCCTCCCCTTTTGAGCTGGGGCTGGTCGATATCTCCCGCGGCTTTGTCTACACGGAGACGAGCCGTGGCTGTCCCTACAGCTGCGCCTTCTGCATGAGCGCCCTCGATGAAAAAGTGCGCTCCTTCTCCATGGCGCGCATTCGCGCCGACCTGGGCTGGCTCATGGCGCGCGAGGTGCCGCGCATCAAGCTGGTCGACCGCACCTTCAACTACGACGCCGCCCGCAGCCGCGAGATCTTCCGGTTTATTCTGGAGCACAATCGCGGCAGCCATTTTCACTTCGAGATCGGCGCCCACTTGCTCGACGAGGAGACGCTGGCCTTGCTCGCCCAAGTGCCGCCGGGCACGTTCCAGTTTGAGATCGGCGTGCAGTCCACCCTGCCCCAGGCCCTGTCGGCCATCGGCCGCCAGGTCTCCCTGCAGAAACTCGAAGAGAATGTGCGCGCCCTGCGCCGCCACACCCCCATCGACCTGCACCTGGATCTCATCGCTGGCCTGCCCGGCGAGGGTTATGACGACTTTCTGCACTCCATCGACCGGGTCCTCGATCTGCACCCCCACGAGCTGCAGGTCGAGCTGGTCAAGCTGCTGCCCGGCTCGCCCCTGCGAAGGCAGGCGGCCGCCCGAGGCATCGCCTTCGATCCCCATCCGCCTTACACGGTGCTACGCACTCCTGAGCTGAGCTTCCAGCAGCTGGAGACCCTGCGGGGCATCAGCCGCCTGCTGGATCTGACGGCCAACAGCTGCCGCTTCGGGCATTTTCTCGATAACCTGCAAGAGGCCTGCGGCAATCTTTCGGCCGGGCTGGAAAAGATAGAGGCCTACTGGCAGGCGCGGGAGCTGTTCCGGCATCCGCTGTCACAGCGCGGCCTGTTCGAAAAGATGGGGGAGTTTGTAACGGATTCGTTTGAAGGGCCCGAGCAAAACCGTCTGCGGGAGGAGTTGGCGCGGGATTTCGCCCTGACCGAACGGGTGGTGCCGGAGAAGGCGCCGGCCTTTTTCGACACGGCGCTGTCGGCGGCGGAGAGCGCCCGCGTCCGCGAACGGGTGCAGGCCGAAACCGCCGCCGTCAAGGGTCAGGGGGTCAAGGTGCAGCACTTCGCCGCCGCCTTTGACCACCTGCCCGACTTTCCCGCCCGCACCCTTATGCTCTATCTCTACCTCACCCGCACCGGTCAGGGGCTGGAAGTGCGGGAGATTCCCCTGTCGTCCTGACGCACCGCCTCAGCCGAGGCGTACGATCAGCCCGCCCACATAGCGGGGGTCGATGTCCTCGGGCTTAAGGGTGCAGAATTCCTCCTGCCAGAGATCGAGGCAATAGTCGGCAAAGGCGCCGCCGCCGGGTACCAGGCTCTCCAGCCACTGGGCCGTCTCCTGGCGCAAGGCCGGGCGCAGCTGCCCGCCTTCGCTCACGAGGGCGTGCAGACCGGGCAGTTCGTCGGCGTCGATCGGTTCGGGCACGAAGGTGCGGCCCAGAAGCCGGTTGGCCAGGGCGGTGAGGAAAAAGTCCGACAGGGCCAAATCCTCAGCGGCGTCGGGCATGCAACCGGACAGGTCCAGCGCCGCCGCTTCGGGCAGGGCAAAGGGGAACTGCTCGGTGAAAAGCTGACGCTGCACCTCCAGCCGGTCGAGCCACTCGCCAGCCAGCGTCACTTCGCTCAGATTGGTGAAGGGGCGCTGCCCGCCGCGATTGACTTCGAGCAGGCCTTCGAAAAAGCGCGGCTGGCGCTGACAGAGGGCGTCGGTCAGGGCGCGGAAGGGTCCGTCCAGGTATGGGGCCAGGGGCGAGGCCAGCAGATCCTTGGCCCGGCGCTGCAGCTGCAGGGTCAGGCTGAAACCGAGCCGGAAGAGGTTTTCCAGATAGTTTTCCCGGAACTGCCGGGCCGCCGTCTCCACATCGCCCCCAGCCAGATGCTGCAGGGCCAGGTTGAGGTAGTGGAAGATCTCCGTCATTTCCCCCTGAATCTGTTCCGTCTCCCCCACATCGACGCGATCGGCGCTCATCACCTTGTTGAGCAGATAGGTCAGCTCCCAGCAGGTCGGCTCGTCCAGGCCGTCGGCGAGCACCTCAGCCAGCAGATCGCCCGGCTCGCTTACCGTCAGAATGAAGCCGGGAGGCACCACGTCGGCTTGCCCCGCCCGAACGTCCTTTTTGGCGACGGCGATCCCCGTGAACTGCTCGGGGTCGAGATAGGCGTAGACCTTCAGAGCCTCGAAGGGATCGGGAATGCCCAGATCCTGCAGACGGCTGCAGCGGTTCTGGTAGGTTTCTTCCTCCAGCATCGCCTCTGACTCCCAGCGCACCGCCTCCATAAGACGGGGGTAGAATTCGGGGGCCAGCCGGCGCAGGATATCGAGAAAGGCGCCGACGATCTTGGCGCTTTCCGAATCGGCAAACTCCAGTTCGTAGCCGCCGTCGCGGAAGATGGCCTCCTGCAGGGCGTCGTCGTCTTCAAAGGCCTCCAGTCCCCGGGTCACGGTGACGAACCGTTTGAGCATCATCGCCAGCAGCTCGAACTCCATGCCCTGGGCCAGCTGCAGAACCTGCTGCTCGTTCTTGGTTTCGAGCAGAAGAACCAGCCAGTTGAGCACGGCCTCGGGTTTCATCTGGTCGCCCTGCCAGCAGTCGAGGTCGATAAAGGTGCCGATCTGGGCGGGGGTGAGCAGTTCGATGAGTTCCGTCGATTCTTCCAGCCCCCGCTCCCGGAGCAGCAGATAGACTTCCTGGCTCGGCAGCTTGCGTACCAGCGCGGCGGGATCCTTGGCTTCAATGATCAGGTTGTATTTGTGGCTGCCGGAGGCCCGGCGCACAATCTCCAGGCGCTCGGTCTGGCTGAGCAGATTGAACTCCTTGGGGGTGATCGTGCGCGCATCGCGATGCAGGGTCAGGTGGCCGACTTTCTTGCGGCCGGGCAGTTCGATATTTTCCATGGGGCTTAACTCCTTGATGAATCAACTCGTTTCGGGCCAGACACTGTAAAGCAGCAAACCGCTTTGGTCAAGTTTTCATCGGCTCCTTTATCGGCAAAGGGCCGGATATTAAGTCCAGAATACCTTGAGAGTTTTTAACGGGTTAGAATCATTGGACATAAAAGTCCTTGACCCTGGGGTAAAAACTGGTCAATATCGCGCTTGCGGATTAAAAAATCATTTTTCGCCGAAAACGCAAAGCCCGAGCAATCTGGTGACGCAAAGCCACGGATCCTTCTCATCCTCTCGAGGCCAGGACCGCCGGGCTGCCGAAGCACAGTAATGGGATTAAGAACTTAACAATTCCCTGAATCGGTCCCGTCTTCGGCTGCAAGACGGGATTTTTTTGTGATGACAGTTCTCCATAAGCGGTTTTTGGACAGTGGCCCTTTGCCATGATGAAGCGACTGAAGACCTACTTCCACAGCCGGGTGGGGCGCCGAATTTTTCTGGTCTTTCTGGTCTGTACCATTCTGCCTGTCACCACCCTGGCCGTGGTTTCCTACCAGCGGGTGGCCGACCAGTTGGAGAACCAGGCCCGTCAGCGCCTGCGCCAGATGGGTCAAAACATCGGCCTGCTCCTCAATGAACAACTCAGGGTTCTGCACCACGAACTCCACCTGCTGGCCCACTCCTATCAGGCCGATCCAGCCACCTTCGCCGCCCGCTTTAGATCCTATGGTTTTGACCTGAGCCTGCCTTTGGAAAGCCTCGCCCTTTTCCCCGAAGGGGCTGGACCGGTGCTGCTGTCGGGGGAGCAAAGCCCCGACTGGCAGCCTCCCCCCCGCGAACTCACCGGGAAGGATGAGAACCAGGCCATCCTCTGGACCCCGCCGAAGGGATCAGAGAATCTGTCCATTTATCTGGCCGTGCGGCTCGATCCGGCCATCTCCGCAACCGGACTCCTGTGGGCTCAGATTTCGTCCCGGACGCTCATTGAACAAGCCGCCAAGTCCCTGCCTCCTCACATCAACCTGTTTGTCACCACCGGCGAAGGACAAAGCCTCTACGCCCCCCCGCATTCACCCCCGCCGAATCCGTCTGCGAGCCGATGCGAAGACCGCAGCTGTCTGGTCGACCAGGTCGCCGCGCCACTGCACGATTACTTTGCTGAAAAGGACTGGATCCTCGCCCTGCATGAACCCCGCGAGGTCTCGCTGGTTTCCCTGTACAGTTTTCGCCGCACCTTCTATCTGGTCGCCGCCGTCTCCCTGTGGAGCGTTCTGCTGGTCAGCGCGATCTTTATCCGCCGCAGCCTGGTGCCTCTGCAAAGGCTCAAAGAAGGCACCCGTCGACTGGGCCAGGGCGATTTCAGCCAGACCGTGGAGGTCGACAGCAAGGACGAGTTCGCCGAACTGGCCCAATCCTTCAACGCCATGGCCACAGAACTTGACAGCCAGTTTTACACCCTGAACGAAATGGGACAAACGACCCGGGCCATTCTGATCGCCCTGGACCGCGAGAAGCTGATCCAGGCCGTTCTGACCCGCCTCCCCCATATCGTCCGCTGTGACTGGGTGGGACTGACCCTGGCGGAGGGCCCAAAAGGCCGTTTCAGCACCGCTCTCGCCGCCCCGTCCTCGGAAAAGACAGCGGCTAGTGAAATACACGCCTGCCGGCTTGAGGCGACGGAAATCCAGACCCTGGGCGAAATTGAGGACGCCTTTTTTACCGAAGCTGTCGACCTGTTGCCCAACCTTCTTGCCCCCCTGGCCAGCAAGGGAACCAATTCATTCTTTGTCCTACCCATTCACCACAACGGCAGCATTCAGGGCGCCCTGCTGCTCGGCTACCGGACAGCGCCGCACCTGAGCCGGGAGGATCGGGTAAGATCGCGGGCCATCGCCGATCAGATTACCGTCGCCCTGGCCAACATCCGACTTATCGAGGAACTGGCCGACCTCAACTACGGCACGCTGACCGCCCTGGCGCGCACGGTGGACGCCAAGTCTTCCTGGACGGCGGGCCATTCGGAACGCGTCACTAACCTGGCCCTGTCCATCGGCCGCACCCTCGGTCTCTCTGTGGCCGATCTGGATCTGCTGCATCGCGCCAGCCTGCTGCACGACATCGGCAAGATCGGGGTTCCCAATGCCATCCTCGAGAAACCCGTCCCTTTAAATCCGGTGGAATATTCCATTATCAACACCCACCCGGAAAAGGGGGTGCGTATCCTCGAACCCCTTCAGGCTTACCGGGATGTGCTGCCGATTGTCGAACAGCATCATGAATGGTTCAACGGCCAGGGCTACCCCCGGGGTCTCCAGGGCGACGAGATTGCGCCGGGGGCGCGCATCCTGGCCGTGGCCGATGTCTACGACGCCCTCATCTCCGACCGGCCCTACCGCCGGGGCTGGCCCCACGACGAGGTCATGGCCCACCTGCAGAAAGGGTCGGGTCAGCAATTCGACCCCGAGGTCGTGCAGGCATTCATGCGCACGGTCTGCCCAACCTCCTGCTCAGCCTGACCAAATCCCCCGTGCCTGCCTCCCCCGTTTTCGGACAAAGTGCGCCGTCCGTCATTTTTTTAATGACAAACCGGGTTTTATAATATAGATACTAAACCTAAGAAACATTTCCATCCAAATGAACAATCCAAAGACCCCGCCAATCAACTATCTGTTTTAAAAAACAAATATGAACGTCTGCTTATTGTCAGGCCAGGCTTTAAAAAATAAAACATGTTTTACTGCGGAAAACTCTTCCCATAAAACCCACAGGAAAACGAGGATCCCATGGACGTTTTCAAAAGCATCTACGTCGCCCTGGAAAAGGCCCTTTTCAACACGCTGACCAAAAAGCTGGTGGGCAACCTGCTCATCCTTTTCGTGGCGCCGCTGCTGATTTTTCTGGCGGGGAACACCAGTCAGCAGGACATCCTGCAGGTCCTCTCCTCGCAGGGGGCCAGCGCCGAAACCATCAGCGCCGTCACCGAGATTGCGCAAACAACCACCCGCACCGGCATCCTGATTCTGGTCGTCTCTTTCGCCGTCGGCCTGGGCATCATCTTCTTTCTGCGGTTCATGCTGGTGCGTCCCATCCGGCAGATCAGCGCCATCTTCCATGAAATCGGCAGCGGCGAAGGCGACCTGTCCCGCGACATTCCCCTGGTCACCCACGACGAGCTGCGGGACCTGTCGATGAACTACAACATTTTCATGGTCAAACTCCGGGAAATCGTCGATTCGGTGCGCAAATCCGGTGTGAACATCGCGGTCGCTTCGGCCTCGCTCGGCAATAAAGTGCAGACCTCCGCCGCCAGTACCGAAAAGCAGGGGGAACTGGCCAGCGCCATCTTCACCAGCAGCAACCAGGCGACCATCGCCATCACCGACATCACCGAAAGCACCACCATGATCTCGGCCTCGACCTCGGGGCATGTGGAAAACGCCCGGACGTCCTACAAGGAGCTGGTCGAGGTCAGCGCCGACATCGGCACCATCGACCAGAAGCTGGCCGGCTTCAATCATACCGTGGGCGAACTGAGTGAAAAATCCCGCGGCATCCGGGAGATCGTCCAGCTGATCCAGACGATCTCCCGGCAAACGGGACTGCTCGCCCTTAACGCCGCCGTCGAGGCCGCCCGGGCCGGCCAGGCCGGCAAAGGCTTTGCCGTGGTCGCCGAAGAGGTCAAGGATCTGGCTTCGCGCGTGCGGGTCGCCACCGACCGCATTTCGGACAACATCAACGACATGCTGACCAGCGTGGAGACGACCCAGGGAGAGACCCAGGAAATCAGCGAATCCATGCACCGCACCCGGCAGGCGGTGGAGCGTTCCTGCCAGCAGTACCAGACCATGGTCAACGACTTTGAACAGGTCAACAGCCAGCTGCAGCGCATCAGCGCCTCCGTTGAACAGCTCAGCGCCACCAACGGCCTCATCCATCAGAATGTGACGGACATCAACGATCTCAGTCAGCAGGTAACGGGTAGCATGAAAGAGTCGGAGAGTGCCGCCACCGGACTGTCCCAGGCCACGGAACTCATGCAGGAGCGGGTATCGCGCTTCAAGGTGGGACAGGGCAATTTTGAACGCACCCTGCTGGAGGCTCGCCGCTTCCGCGACCGCATGCAGGAGCTGATCAGCGCCATCCAGCGCGAGGGGCGCAACGTTTTCGATCGCAATTACGTACCCATCGCCGGCACCAATCCGCCGAAGTACAAAACAAATTACGACTCCGTCTTCGAAAAGAAGCTGCAGCCCCTTTACGACGAACTCACGAAAGTGTTGGGCGGCAGCATCTACGCCCTGTGCGTCGACACCAACGGCTATGCGCCGACCCACACCAGCAATTACTCGCGCCCCCTGACCGGTGACTATGAGCGCGACCTGGTCAACAGCCGCGACAAACGCCTGTTCAATGACAGGACGGGCATTCGCTGCGCCCGCAACGAGATGCCCTTCCTGCTGCAAACCTATTCGCGGGACACCGGTCAGGTCATCAGCGACCTCTCCCTGCCGATTTATATCGACGGCAAGCACTGGGGCGGCATGCGCGTCGGCCTCGATCCAGCCGTCCTCCTGCAGGACTGACCCTCAGGACTCAAAAAGGTCCGGGAGCAGATGCTCCCGGACCTTTTACCTTTGCAGCCCCTATCGTTCAATGGGCATAGCGGGCCACAATTTCCCGCAACTGGGTGGCCGCCGCCGGCGCTTTGAGGCGCTTTTCCAGAATGTCGCGGGGCAGAATCGGGGTCTGGCCGTAAAAAACCGCATTCGACTCGCCGTCAATCGTAATGGCCGAGCCCTCAAGAGAAACACCGGCGAAGAGCCCGCGGCTGCGCGAATAGGAATAGATTTCCGCCTTCAGTTCAACATCCGTGGCCCCCTCAACGTGCCGACCCACCGGCCCTGCCGCGACGGAAGCGTCCGCCCCCAGGGTAAATTTACTTTTGAGCATGCCCTCGACGCTGCGCCGGCTTTTGAACACCAGGATGACGTCCGTGGACTGAGCGCCGATCTGCCAGCCGAAACTGCCACCGGCCAGAGAGACAAAGCAGGGGTTGCTCCAGGCGCCATCTTCCTGACGAACCAGGACCACCCCTTTGCCGTAACGACCGCCAAAGACGAACCCGACCTTGATAACGGAAGGGATAATGGCAATGCCGTGACTGTTTTCAAGCAGTTGGGGCGGTATGGCCTGTTCAGGTATGGCCATAATCTGCTGCATGATCTCGGCCGCCTGCTCCACCTTCCGGGTCTGTTCATCCGCTGCCGTCGCCACAGAAACCGACAGCAAAGCAAAACACAGGGCCACGAGCATCCTCAGCAAACGCAACTTTTTCATTTTCTTCCTCCTTTTCAAAAAGGCATTCCCTGTCGTTC is a window encoding:
- a CDS encoding B12-binding domain-containing radical SAM protein; amino-acid sequence: MRTLLTTLHSKFIHPSLALPCLAAYCGEDGGEILIREFTLHEPKENILAALLREEPDVVAFSVYLWNRQATLELVAALAAARPELRLVLGGPEVSFEDENFLRLHPGVAAVVRGEGEIPLRALLRAWHWGESPAGIARLLWRDGERFVNEADGPVLDHLDDIPSPFELGLVDISRGFVYTETSRGCPYSCAFCMSALDEKVRSFSMARIRADLGWLMAREVPRIKLVDRTFNYDAARSREIFRFILEHNRGSHFHFEIGAHLLDEETLALLAQVPPGTFQFEIGVQSTLPQALSAIGRQVSLQKLEENVRALRRHTPIDLHLDLIAGLPGEGYDDFLHSIDRVLDLHPHELQVELVKLLPGSPLRRQAAARGIAFDPHPPYTVLRTPELSFQQLETLRGISRLLDLTANSCRFGHFLDNLQEACGNLSAGLEKIEAYWQARELFRHPLSQRGLFEKMGEFVTDSFEGPEQNRLREELARDFALTERVVPEKAPAFFDTALSAAESARVRERVQAETAAVKGQGVKVQHFAAAFDHLPDFPARTLMLYLYLTRTGQGLEVREIPLSS
- a CDS encoding lipid-binding SYLF domain-containing protein; the protein is MKKLRLLRMLVALCFALLSVSVATAADEQTRKVEQAAEIMQQIMAIPEQAIPPQLLENSHGIAIIPSVIKVGFVFGGRYGKGVVLVRQEDGAWSNPCFVSLAGGSFGWQIGAQSTDVILVFKSRRSVEGMLKSKFTLGADASVAAGPVGRHVEGATDVELKAEIYSYSRSRGLFAGVSLEGSAITIDGESNAVFYGQTPILPRDILEKRLKAPAAATQLREIVARYAH
- a CDS encoding HD domain-containing phosphohydrolase; this encodes MMKRLKTYFHSRVGRRIFLVFLVCTILPVTTLAVVSYQRVADQLENQARQRLRQMGQNIGLLLNEQLRVLHHELHLLAHSYQADPATFAARFRSYGFDLSLPLESLALFPEGAGPVLLSGEQSPDWQPPPRELTGKDENQAILWTPPKGSENLSIYLAVRLDPAISATGLLWAQISSRTLIEQAAKSLPPHINLFVTTGEGQSLYAPPHSPPPNPSASRCEDRSCLVDQVAAPLHDYFAEKDWILALHEPREVSLVSLYSFRRTFYLVAAVSLWSVLLVSAIFIRRSLVPLQRLKEGTRRLGQGDFSQTVEVDSKDEFAELAQSFNAMATELDSQFYTLNEMGQTTRAILIALDREKLIQAVLTRLPHIVRCDWVGLTLAEGPKGRFSTALAAPSSEKTAASEIHACRLEATEIQTLGEIEDAFFTEAVDLLPNLLAPLASKGTNSFFVLPIHHNGSIQGALLLGYRTAPHLSREDRVRSRAIADQITVALANIRLIEELADLNYGTLTALARTVDAKSSWTAGHSERVTNLALSIGRTLGLSVADLDLLHRASLLHDIGKIGVPNAILEKPVPLNPVEYSIINTHPEKGVRILEPLQAYRDVLPIVEQHHEWFNGQGYPRGLQGDEIAPGARILAVADVYDALISDRPYRRGWPHDEVMAHLQKGSGQQFDPEVVQAFMRTVCPTSCSA
- a CDS encoding DUF6178 family protein, whose protein sequence is MENIELPGRKKVGHLTLHRDARTITPKEFNLLSQTERLEIVRRASGSHKYNLIIEAKDPAALVRKLPSQEVYLLLRERGLEESTELIELLTPAQIGTFIDLDCWQGDQMKPEAVLNWLVLLLETKNEQQVLQLAQGMEFELLAMMLKRFVTVTRGLEAFEDDDALQEAIFRDGGYELEFADSESAKIVGAFLDILRRLAPEFYPRLMEAVRWESEAMLEEETYQNRCSRLQDLGIPDPFEALKVYAYLDPEQFTGIAVAKKDVRAGQADVVPPGFILTVSEPGDLLAEVLADGLDEPTCWELTYLLNKVMSADRVDVGETEQIQGEMTEIFHYLNLALQHLAGGDVETAARQFRENYLENLFRLGFSLTLQLQRRAKDLLASPLAPYLDGPFRALTDALCQRQPRFFEGLLEVNRGGQRPFTNLSEVTLAGEWLDRLEVQRQLFTEQFPFALPEAAALDLSGCMPDAAEDLALSDFFLTALANRLLGRTFVPEPIDADELPGLHALVSEGGQLRPALRQETAQWLESLVPGGGAFADYCLDLWQEEFCTLKPEDIDPRYVGGLIVRLG
- a CDS encoding methyl-accepting chemotaxis protein, translating into MDVFKSIYVALEKALFNTLTKKLVGNLLILFVAPLLIFLAGNTSQQDILQVLSSQGASAETISAVTEIAQTTTRTGILILVVSFAVGLGIIFFLRFMLVRPIRQISAIFHEIGSGEGDLSRDIPLVTHDELRDLSMNYNIFMVKLREIVDSVRKSGVNIAVASASLGNKVQTSAASTEKQGELASAIFTSSNQATIAITDITESTTMISASTSGHVENARTSYKELVEVSADIGTIDQKLAGFNHTVGELSEKSRGIREIVQLIQTISRQTGLLALNAAVEAARAGQAGKGFAVVAEEVKDLASRVRVATDRISDNINDMLTSVETTQGETQEISESMHRTRQAVERSCQQYQTMVNDFEQVNSQLQRISASVEQLSATNGLIHQNVTDINDLSQQVTGSMKESESAATGLSQATELMQERVSRFKVGQGNFERTLLEARRFRDRMQELISAIQREGRNVFDRNYVPIAGTNPPKYKTNYDSVFEKKLQPLYDELTKVLGGSIYALCVDTNGYAPTHTSNYSRPLTGDYERDLVNSRDKRLFNDRTGIRCARNEMPFLLQTYSRDTGQVISDLSLPIYIDGKHWGGMRVGLDPAVLLQD
- a CDS encoding radical SAM protein; the protein is MARKKTLLAVVADESGEVFEHPDLLMAGMNGMTPRLPREDELIPLPEGSRLFTIPGTPPMGFDRKSGQLRTVDALPRSWGGGPMQAVSAFMTPAFTRTLLPAADYRRKAVQLPLWAYTAVGWCVEEERFYVAAVRVDRNNQWDPQHFDDRQLDPLVRATLRQYPDNRLYEQLSRCAVDYHCFAAKNLFFARWEAPLPTSPTCNSRCLGCISLQEAPECCPSSQERLTFVPTVQELCEVAVPHLQRAENAIVSFGQGCEGDPILQADTICDAVREMRRQTPRGTINFNSNASIPAAIDRLAAAGVDSVRISLNSVQEPFYNAYYRPRGYRFADVIDSVHRAKKAGMFTMLNYLVYPGLTDRPDEVEALLALIESAGVDLIQMRNLSIDPTMYWDAMGVSGEGMGMKKMLNTVKTKVPRIQYGYFNRTREMFYPAGYEADWPLPA
- a CDS encoding integrase core domain-containing protein, whose protein sequence is IKGEDQTLPREYLFVAIDDYSRELYAGVFPDKTQHSAELFLRQVVDECPYTIEYTYSDNGKEFKGTGEHAFVKACNELGIGQKFTRISRPQTNGKAERVIRTIMEMWHQQETFKDRKNRHFSLLRFINFYNTVKPHKGIDDLTPYEKLLDHFYGLKV